The Gossypium hirsutum isolate 1008001.06 chromosome A03, Gossypium_hirsutum_v2.1, whole genome shotgun sequence genome contains the following window.
TGGGGATTAAAATACCAAACCATTAAATTCACTTGCAACGAAAAGTATTGATATTTTTTCCACAAGTATCGATACTAGTAAATTTAATACTTGATTCAACGACTGTTAAAGTTAGTTTACAATGATACCAAAGATGATTTATTGATACATGGTAAAAGGTATCGATATATTCTAAtgggtatcaatactttttgtcaTTGTTTGAGAAATCAAGAAAAACAGAATGCAAAAGTGGTATCGTTAAATTCAATAGGTAGCgttaaaaagtatcgatacttattgcttttgttcagtttttgatgcAAGATAGTAAACAACTTTGGTATCGGTAAAAATCATatgggtatcgatacttttttggaaaatatcgatactttttatAGGGAGCAGTTTTTCAATCGATTTAAATTGTTTCAATCGAGTTCAAGAGTTTAAAATGGTTTTTGAATTTTGCCCAAAATTTTTTGAGTGTTCAAAGCCTTTTCTAAGATGTTCGGAAGTCTTGAAATGATTTTTAAGCTTTGAACTGAATACTTTCTttgttcaaaaataatttttattcaaaaatatttttatttgttatatcaaaacaatttatcaTATAACGCTAGTTCAACAATAGTAATTTAACCCCAATTGCCTACCTCCACTACTTTGGTATACCTCAACTAAGGATTTCCCAATTTACTATACTTAAATTATTACCTTTCAAGgaaaatgtataatctatacaaTCTCTATCTTTTTCACAAGACTAAGATAAAACCTTTCTCCTAATTTTTATAACTTAACTAAAACTCTTTTACTTTTGTAGCTAAACTAAATCCCCTTTTACAATCTACTTAAAGTTTTATacctcaaaaatattaaatatgctAATTTGCAACAAAGAATTGTCCATGCTCTTTACAATCTATTTAAGATTTTATACTTCAATTTCTACCCACGTATGAATTTAGaaaggtaaaaattaaaaaaaaaagtcattaagtacattaaattaaagcGTATGTCTctacataataaaaataacaaaatcataattatattaatataatatatattaaaataatatttatcttaaataataattaaagtttagtagattatatttatattaataaagtaAAATGAATAATGGTACAAAagaatatttgtatatatttgaatatagttacaatattattttttactcgatgaaattatttactttataatcttataataatttttaatttatcatataataatagtatttgtttatgatattaaataaatatatttattcaaaaatgacttaaaggttaaaaaagaatagaaaaaggtaaaattgaaagaaacaaaaaatttcaTCTGGACCAAAAATTACCGGTGAGCAATTGGAGGTGTAACATGGTAAAGAACAGTCTACTAAACAACCATTGAGGTGAGATTgaacttaaaaaagaaaagaaaaagcgcACTGAAACAGAGCTAATTCACCATCCAAAAGAGGTCTAAATCACACAAGATTATCTCCCTGTGAAAACACAAAAAGCAGCAGTAATTGGACCTTACACTAACTTTATGcaattaatgataaaaatattgattaataTGCAGAGTTCAATTCCTAGACGCCTCCTGCTCTTTCCCTGTCGTCTGCCAAAAATACATTAGGAACGACATTTATACATTGGGTGGCatgtctttctttttttttttttaaggagcatttctttttcttgaaaCTATTAATTATACTCCAATTGGTTATAATGGCAATGCATAAATAGATATTAATGATTAATAAATTTGGTCATATGTGCAAAACAGGCTAATAATATTATACTGTTTATGTTTCTTGTAGGTtatgaattatttatatatttataggtAAGAATCATTTATTACTTTATTCATATGCATGCTAGATGATTATAATCAGTATGGAACTATTACAGGAATCAATTCCTGTCACCCtaaagaaattatttattttaaatttctcccAATAGAAGTTGAATTGAAGCATTATATCAGATCTTTACATAAATGAAACAAAAAGAAGCATTAGATCAGATCTCAAACACAATGTTGTTCTTACCTTGATCAGGTTGAACTCCATTTGCCTGAAATCTTTAATCATCACTCTCTTGTCACTCTCACATAACCTGGTGGTTCTGCACGGTTCAGAATTTTGGCCTTGTGtgtgtataattatatatatatcagaaGAGCAGTGGACGTGCCAAAAGAGAAGCAACTTGAAGATCTTGAATGATAGAGTCACATATTTCATTACGCACAAAATAATTTCCGGGGTTTAATACTACTTGTGGAGCTTCCTTGTTTAAACCATAATCATAATATCAAAGTAAAGCAGTTGACCACCAAAATCCAGTACTAGCATCTTAGAAAGAGTTGCATGATCACAGAAACAGGGGATCATGTTACTATTAATGGAATAGTTTATTGGTAAACACCTAAGTTTACCAGCAAATTGAACTGAGTATGAAATACAAGGCATTCTTGTTGATCACACCACCTACTACAGTTATTTTATTGCTTCTTGGCGTGCCTTTGGCAAAAGGCTTCTACCCTTGCCAATCCTTCTTGGAGAAGAGAAGGCTCGATAGCAAACGTAACGCGAAGCCAGTTCTTCAATTCCACTGCTCTCCCTACATCATTCATTCTTTGCTTTTTAGTCTTGCATAGTAACCAACAATTCCTTGGGAAAAAAAGGTACTTATAGGTGTTCATTGACTCACACTAGTCCATGAAACCTACTCATAACCAAAGACTTAAATCTCACTTTCTCAATAAAGAATATTGACAACATAAACCATTCAGATTATTGTATCAGAATTGTTGCAGTTGTTGGAGCATACTTCCGGTTCATTGAAGAGTATCTTTTTTCACTTAATCACAATTGAAGATTCATTTTTGGTTTTCCTTCTTTCCCCCATAGGAAATAAGGACGTTTAGCTTAATTCTATTGGTGAAAAATGATACAGAAACTTCAATCTTACCTGGTAGAATAATGACTGATTCTTCTTTAGCTAACTTGAGACAgaaatcaacatcatcattaatgTCTTCCAACATTGATAGGTTCAGCTTCACCTGCATTTAAAGCTTacaaatataaatactttttcaAATTCTTCAGCATACATCATAAACATCAAACCACTCCCTTACCATTACAAACATTGATCCTTCCGGTTTCTTTGGACAAGTTAAGGAAGGTATCTCTTCAATTCTATTGTAGCATATATCAGCACATTCCCTCAGGGTGCTGATAATCTTTGAGAAAAAATCCTCCTTTGTATTCTCAAGGATTTGAGGAATCGCTGCCTGTTTCATAAAACCAAATTACACCAATTTATCCGAAGGATAGGTTAGGAGAATGATTTAGAGTGAAACATTACTGAGCTTTATGGGAAAAATTATAGCACACTTCACTGCCTACAGTACATCTACTGGCTTTTGGCAAGAAAGTGGCAATTGCATTTTTCCAATGCAAGTATGTGTCTTAGCAGAAGTATCTTGATTAACAAACCTGGATAAATGTAGCGGGATCAGAAGAGATATTGAGGAATCCTGTGATCGAATCGGTTACCTGATAAGAGCCAATGAGATCATTAACACAACATGATCCGAACTTCGTATATTTCTACTTTTAAATATGCATTGCCTGTAGCCTCTTTAATTAGGAAAATGTACACCATGTATCTTAAacaagagaaaaataaattagGGGCCAACCCCAGATTTTTGAAGAATGCCATCGGGATCACTTGTGACAAGCCACCCTAGGCGCCAACCAGGAACAACCCATCTCTTTGATATAGACCCCATGGTGAGAATAGGCACGGTTAATCCAAACACTCGCATCGGCACATATGGAGTGCTTCCAAATGCGAGATTGTCATAAGCTTCATCAGCAATGACCAAAATCCCAAGCTTTCTTGCTGTCTCTGCAATCTAACTTCCAAAAAGATAACAGTGATCAACATCTTGTTTTGAGAAGAGACAAGAAGTTATACTGAAAATAAAACAAGCTTGTTTAACCTTGTTCAAATGTTCATAGCTGAAGACATTTCCACAAGGGTTGCCTGGATTTATAATAACCATAGCAACAGTGTTCTCATCTGCAAGAGTCTCTACAGCATCAAGATCAACCTCCCAACCTTTTTCAGGAAGAAGATCATAATGACGCATTTCAAGATGGTTATAAGCACACCAAGCTTCATAGAGTGGGAAGCCCGGTCTAGGAAGCAAAATATTGGCACCGGGGCGGGAAAGAATTGATATAACAACTTCTATTCCTTGAGTACATCCATTTGTTAAATAAACATCATCGGGCGATGACTTGTAGGGAAGGTCACGGTTGAGGTAATCTGCAAGTGCCCTGTTGGAATTCGAACCAAACAAAGTTCATGACCGCTCATTCATTCATAAGCAAATTTCAGTcacaccttaaaaattattttgcagTTTCTTTTGAAACATGATTAAAAGAGAAAATTTACAATCTAACCTTCTTGCGGGAAGAATACCAACAGTGGTCGCATAACAATTATGCTTAGCCGAACGTAGAGCATCAACGATGGCATCTTCAGCAGCAGGAGTAGTCCTGAAGCTTGGAAAATGAGAGGGGTCGCCATGACCGAGAGGAACGACTGTAAGGCAACTATCTTGGTTGATGTTGCCCATTAATAGGTTGAGATATCCTCGGACGGTGGTGGTGGACGCTGCCTCCAGGCCCTGAGTCCTTTGGAAACCCCATTTCTTTGCTCCACTCTCCATCTTCTTGTTGCTAATGGAGTTTGGACTTTGGAGTTAAGGGTTAGCGGGGCCGTGCGTCTTTAAAAACCCATTATCTACCAATCATTTATCCAACAGAATAAAAATTGGCAATTCGGTACTCAACGGTAATTGCATTTtccatcatttaataataaaaaaaaagtagcaTAGTTTTGGTACATAATATCAAAAAGCGAAatggttttattaaaattttcattcttttttactattaaaaattattttaattaacaaaataatcaaataatgatATGATATGCATTAAATTTTTAGGAGAATGACcaatttattatttgatctaatgtataaaaattaaactatttattttaagtaGATGAAGTAAAATACAAATTAactcttaatataaaaatttccaTTATAATTTTATAGATACTCAACAAATTACAATTTGAAATTCTATTAACACCATTTGTTAATTTCTCACCATCTGATAAAATTTTCATCACTGACACTAATAATATATttcaatttgtttcaattttagtttagaaatgatttttttttcaaattttatttatattcttataGGTTAACTAATAATGTTAgtcgaaaaataaattttaaactttgatattatttttgaacaaaatgaacTTTCATATTATGAATACTAGGAAACtgtttttacattatttttttattatttaaattaatctaaatttaataattattttcatattaaaaccctaaattctagaatttttaaggactaatttaaaaaaaattaaactccaatataaaaacaattataaGTTTAAAACTTAACttcaacataaaaaaataaaaaaaagtttacgCCTAAAAACTTGAAATTGTCCTATATCCTACGCGAATCACTTGGCtcacacaatatatatatatatatttaaggacAAAATATTTGGTATAATGTATACTATAGGCCGGTAGTGCCTATATGTTGCAGCATCCATCCCCGCCCACTCTACttcattacaatttaattttgagtaaattataaaaatagtaacttttatttactttagattaaattttagtcacttatacttgaaatgttacgttttagtcacttacgttattattttgttacgaagtggtcactctacatTTAAGTTGGTATTCAATTAAACACAATAAGTTATTAAGCTTGGCATAGTTGGCTAGACATGAAAAACCACATATCAATAAGGTGAGTTTTAACttgtaaataaaacatataataccaCAATCACATATCATGCCAATTCATGTCATTTTGATTAACTAGATCAAAACTTATTCAATCATGGAATGAAACAATTATATACATGCTAATATCATTTCTTCAATACTTTGTTCaagttcaaattcaaattttcacaAGTGGATATCAAGATCTTTATGTCTcatttcaatttctcaattcatgtaatttattttGCCTAATGAACTTTAGTAAATGGACTCGGATACATAAGTATCTCTGATACACCAATTGCTCGTACGAGCTAAAGTTATAATCATGTCaggttactagtccaggctaaacctttataATGACACATTTGATTGCTTGTCCAAGCTGAAAATATACATGTCAGATTACCCGTTcgagctaaacctttaaaacaacaCCAGGTTACCAATCCAAGCTAAACATATGTTACATGTATCTTCgagtccacaacaaatgctgGATCATGGTAACATATCTAACCAATCTCGTACAAGCGTGCACAAAACCTAATTGGCATACCAATCGTATCCTAACCTTTATTAAGTTCCCACAGGCCTCTTTTTCAATTAtaatcaacattttacaatttagtccaattcttACCTTTTTCATCAATTCACGATTAAGCACATATATAATTTACAAATCAAATGCAAAACAACCTATATAAACAAatactatatgaacttacctagtcaaAACAACAAGCAAATTGAATCCTCACGGACTATTCGACAATTTTGGCTTTTCCCCAATTATAttcgatttgattcaattcttaatctaaaaaaatattttagacaaTTCATTAAtaacaaacatttttatattattccatgatatgcatgaacatatttaatttcatttttacgaATTCcctttaagttttgaattttattcaatttagtccctaaaaccgaaatAACAATATCTTTCGATTTAGAGATTCGATTTCAAAATTGATCTCAATAACATCTCTTAGGGACTCCCTTCTATCtattattatagaaatttcacatcaattttacaatttatacactttagtccttttgtaaaaaaattaacaattaaacattacaatctagtctttttttcacatctaaacttaaaatctatcaatttaatactaattcttcaagaaatcaacaatggcaactctaaaaaactttaacagttttgcaaattgatACATGAGCTAGCTAACTCAAACTCttatgacctcaaaaacataaaaatgacctcaaaaacataaaaattataagaaaagaaCTTGAATTACATTAACAATTGGGGACTGAATGGTGAAAactttctaagtttttctttccttcaagtTTCAGCCAAAAGAATAAGATGAAGAAAATATgctatctttttttctttattttgtcttatatactttaattaaaagttaattaattataagtaattaattaTAGTTATAATTAACTGAAATTAGTGGATGACAACATCATTTTCCACTATCTCATAgaataaaatggtttatttaccatttggAACCTTTAGCTATTTAAAAATCAATAGCGAtaagacttttataatttagttcataTACCTTAATTAAGgaattaataggcaaaaattgaagGACTAAGCTTTGATATTCTATTTTACCAACTcagtaaatatttatatttaatatttacgagcctaGGTTACGAAAATTGGGGTTCTGAAACTGCTTTTTTTGGCACCACTAAAAATTGAGCTATTACAGTTTGAGTAATTTTGAAGGCTATCATGCTTGGTATTTATAGGCACCATGCATGtcgaaaataaaaaacatatttactgtgtcgaaaccatttttttaaagggatgtttgaaaaatggggatcgacttttgaaaaacgaaaacaggagtcgccaccaacctttttaggtgtgattggatcaccttataaaacgttttggtctacaaaaattaagaaaacaggttcgggagtcggttacgtacgaggaaggattagcagcctcgcaacgcccaaaattggtaccaaattgaatagttttctgtcttaatgccaaaaatttgaaagaatttaaaaataggatcccttttttaaaactggaattatttaagttgaaaaatcgagattccttagctccaaaagaatacaaacatcacatccagcatgatagggcacgatattcttaaactctcgtaactgaaatcatctcgtgatttacaaaatctatttactaggatactttaggcatttaaaCAAAtaggaaatcgcaacccagcatgttaaggcactatttctcgaattcctaaatacaaaaaacattgcctcattttagaaaaaattttggataaaatatgacaattaaatgaaatatattttttaaaaataatgatttgaataaaaaataacttactaagagtaatactaaaaaaattattaaaaaataaaagagtttgatatgattctaaaattattaaaaaaataaaatatataaaaaaaatcagggaaatatggattaaattaaaataaaagggttgaaaaacgaagatgaataaagaataaaataagaacaaaccgtagaaaataagaacgtaagaggaagagaaatttgagtgaaagctctaaaaattttttattgtttcccaaaactccagtgtgtttacaatgaagggagaggcctctatttatagttgaacctcctcaaatccgacggtacagatcaattacatcaacggttaagattaaaaggtatctacaaattaaatctctaagattacaaaatcatatcttctaagattgcatatcatatctaagattgcaatcatatctaagattgcatatcatatctaagattgcatatcattgaagattatatttccatatgagtcaagcttgtagatggaccttaaatcttttcaagtaatgggccattccgatcgggccaaattatatttgtaattctggactgaacttggacttcgtttttttgggtttattattttgtttttggaattatttttgggcccgggcaaaattgagtgtctacagctgcccctctttgctcattgctgtgtaacaggaatagagcaaagactataaaaggaccaattttgcccgggctcgccgagtcttgagttcttgatccttgatcttctttaaatggcctcttgacggcttcaatctgcttcactgcaactcaagaaggcgatatctgctatctttgatctgctccccgtctaatatagagacgccaaatctgttatcttcgatctgctccccgtctaatacagagacgctaaatctgcttcttcaatctactccccgtctaatacagatatgccaaatctgttatctccgATTTGCttcccgtctaatacagagatgccaaatctgtcatcttggatctgcttcgatgtaaacatatgaaggtcagatctgctatgtcttcgatctactccccgtctaatacagagatgccaaatcatcttggatctgcttcaatgaaggtccaatctgttatgttttcgatctgctccccgtctaatacagagatgccaaatcatcttggatctgcttcaatgaaggtcagatctgctgtgtcttcgatctgctccccgtctaatatagagatgccaaatcatcttggatctgcttcaatgaaggtgagatctgctatgtcttcgatctgctctccgtcgaatatagagatgccaaatctgtttcttcgatttgttttctgacagtacagagatgcaaatcatcttagatctacttcagcgtaaacacgtgaaagccaaatctgctatgtcttcgatctgctccccttctaatacagagatgccaaatcatcttggatctgctttaatgaaggtccaatctgttatatcttcgatctgctccccgtttaatacagagatgccaaatcatcttggatctgcttcaatgaaggtcagatctgttgtgtcttcgatctgctccccgtctaatacagagatgccaaatctgtcatcttggatctgcttcgatgtaaacacatgaaggtcagatctgctatgtctttgatctgctccccgtctaatatagagatgccaaataatcttggatctgcttcaatgaaggtccaatTTGTTATGTCTTCGATATGCTCCCCGTCTAAtgcagagatgccaaatcatcttggatctgcttcaatgaaggtcatctctgctatgtctttgatctgctctccgtctaatacagagatgccaaatcatcttggatctgcttcaatgaaggtcagatctgctgtgtctttgatctgctcactgtctaatacagagataccaaatcatcttggatctgcttcaatgaaggtcagatctgctatgtcttcgatctgctctccgtcgaatatggagatgccaaatctatttcttcaatttattctatgacagtacagagatgccaaatcatcttagatctgcttcagcgtaaacacgtgaaggccaaatctgctatgtcttcgatctgctccttgtcaacgcaaggatgccaaatcatcttggatctactttgATGTGAAAAAATCCGAAGGTTAGATCTTTTATGTCTTCggtctgctctccgtcgaatatggagatgccaaatctgtttcttcaatttgttctctgacagtatagagatgccaaatcatcttagatctgtttcagcgtaaacacgtgaaagccacatatgctatgtcttcgatctgttccTTGTCAATGCAAGGATGCCAAATAATCTTGGATCTACTTAGATGTgaaaacatctgaaggttagttCTGCTATGTCTTAGATCTGCTCTCCGtcaaatatggagatgccaaatttgtttcttcgatttgttctctgacaatacagagatgttaaatcatcttggatccacttcagCGTAAATACCTGAAGGTCAAATCTGCTCtgctttagcctgttaccctactgcttagagggttaaggcgcatcaatcttcattatcccttgaaggacataacctgtataatgtgtatgagttcatacctaatgattaggatgctatgatcgaagtgagtcaaatgctcctaattaaacctgctataatgcaaaatgtttatgaatatgacccttattccagacgtcaccactcattctttcgtcgaagtttatccttatttatctcgaagtatcattcctactcagcctatgggtttgtaccattcttcaaatgctatgacccgTAAAAAATGTCTGTAAGATGATTCTCTCTTAGGATTGAAtcgtttgatttgtccaatcatcattttagactaaagaaagaatttcctcgagttctttcaaacctcacttacgtgaattcttcgaacaattgttctgttttagcttcttgtattatctagaaatttccagagtaatgagcaaaacttcattcgtgaaaattatttagttcatctatcattattttaatgcaacatactttaagaataatggaagatgaatttaatcttgagaataattagatttgaataaatttgtcaaaaatacaaaggaaattaatctaaaagcctatctttgagaagaaaaaaaatctaaagatagcaaacaagaCAAAAGtcagatgccctagatatcgccgcttgagcgtttatatgctagctccatgaagactttcttgaattcaacatgtgtttaaaagatccaaagtactttgttgatgcctcgATATGCAACGTGCTTCACTCTTcgttgaatcagatatagcaagattaccgtgtgctcttcaaaatttgagctgccctttcgggttttcaactcaaaacccctttggtcacaaggcgccatttgcgggttttcaccttagcctctcctttttttttcgaaaactcaatgcgccctttgcgggttttcaccctgaattcttctctcctttagacaaagtaattttttgactgagtctgaattcactggagtGGGCAAACTCTTTCCGTCCATTTCCGTTAAGATCAACGCACCCCCAGAGAAGGCCTTCTTCACGACATACAGCctttcccaatttggcatctattttcctctaaagtccttctgaatagagaggatctttttcagcacaagatgcccctcgtggaattctcttggtcgcactttcttatcgtaagctcgcatcattcgcttctgatacatctgaccatgacgaatg
Protein-coding sequences here:
- the LOC107886792 gene encoding nicotianamine aminotransferase 1; protein product: MESGAKKWGFQRTQGLEAASTTTVRGYLNLLMGNINQDSCLTVVPLGHGDPSHFPSFRTTPAAEDAIVDALRSAKHNCYATTVGILPARRALADYLNRDLPYKSSPDDVYLTNGCTQGIEVVISILSRPGANILLPRPGFPLYEAWCAYNHLEMRHYDLLPEKGWEVDLDAVETLADENTVAMVIINPGNPCGNVFSYEHLNKIAETARKLGILVIADEAYDNLAFGSTPYVPMRVFGLTVPILTMGSISKRWVVPGWRLGWLVTSDPDGILQKSGVTDSITGFLNISSDPATFIQAAIPQILENTKEDFFSKIISTLRECADICYNRIEEIPSLTCPKKPEGSMFVMVKLNLSMLEDINDDVDFCLKLAKEESVIILPGRAVELKNWLRVTFAIEPSLLQEGLARVEAFCQRHAKKQ